CTAGGGTGGCACGTGCATCCACGCTACAGATATGGCAATACATTACAGCGATGATACTCGTATTAGTGCTAACATTCCACCTCGTAGAGCGGATTCCAGGCATAAGCCCGCTAGCAGCAGAAAGCTACGAAGGCAGTCTTGAGGTTGAGAAGGTGCAAAATGCCTACAGCGAGTACTGGTGGATATTGGCAATACTCCTTGTTGCAGCATTATTCCACGGCCTCAACGGGCTTCGTGGCATGTTGCTAGAGATGAGGCAGGGTAGGGCCTGGACGATATTCGTAAACGTATTGTTCTGGATTCTCTTCATAGGCTTCACCATATACGGGCTCAACACGATAATAACTCATCTCCAGGGCTAGCCCGTGAAGGCCATGCGGCAGGCTATAATGTGGGGGTGAACGATGTATGGCCGAGAGGCTCGGCTCGATACCCGAGCCACCGAAGGAGGTAATCTTTCGGATTAAACGCTACGATCCCGAGACAGGGAGAAGCTGGTGGCAAGAGTACAGGGTGCAGACATACCGAGGCATGACGGTGCTTGACGCCCTGATATGGATTAAGGAGCGTCTGGACCCGACGCTGTCGATGAGGTATAGCTGCCGCCAGGGCGTCTGTGGGAGCTGTGGAATGCTGATAAATGGTACCCCGAGGCTCGCTTGTCAGACACAAGTGGGGGCAATAGCCACCAATGAGAAGCCAGTGGTTACCGTGGAGCCGTTGCCAAACTTTCCGGTGGTACGTGACCTCGTAACAGACTTTACAAGGTTCTTCGAGAAGCATAGAGCCATAATGCCCTACATCATAAGGCGGAACCCCAGGGAGGTTGACGAAGCCAAATACGAGTTTCTGATGAGCCCCGAGGAGCACATGGAAATATACCAGTACAGCCTATGTATAATGTGTGGCCTATGCTATGCAGCCTGCCCAGTAGCAGCCTCCGACCCCGAGTACCTTGGGCCGCAAGCGCTAACCCAGGCCTATAGGTTCATAGTAGATGTCCGCGATGAAGGTGCAGAGAAGAGGATAGCAGTAGTAGATACAGAGCACGGCTGCCACCGCTGCCACTTTGCGGCCTCATGCAGCGCGGTCTGCCCCAAGGACGTGGATCCAGCGGCGGCGATACAGAGGCTGAGGAGAATAGTCTTCCTAGACAAGCTAGGCCTCTGGAGGAAGAGGAAGACATCAAAGGTTGCGGGTCCATTGGAGAAGCCGCTAAGACAAGTAAAGGCTGAGTACCCCAAGCACAACCTGCTAGAAGGCGTAGACCCCGAGCAACAGGCGAGGGAGCCGGTAAACATAGACCTCCACGAGGAGTGGCTC
This DNA window, taken from Hyperthermus butylicus DSM 5456, encodes the following:
- a CDS encoding succinate dehydrogenase/fumarate reductase iron-sulfur subunit translates to MAERLGSIPEPPKEVIFRIKRYDPETGRSWWQEYRVQTYRGMTVLDALIWIKERLDPTLSMRYSCRQGVCGSCGMLINGTPRLACQTQVGAIATNEKPVVTVEPLPNFPVVRDLVTDFTRFFEKHRAIMPYIIRRNPREVDEAKYEFLMSPEEHMEIYQYSLCIMCGLCYAACPVAASDPEYLGPQALTQAYRFIVDVRDEGAEKRIAVVDTEHGCHRCHFAASCSAVCPKDVDPAAAIQRLRRIVFLDKLGLWRKRKTSKVAGPLEKPLRQVKAEYPKHNLLEGVDPEQQAREPVNIDLHEEWLRE